The Acipenser ruthenus chromosome 46, fAciRut3.2 maternal haplotype, whole genome shotgun sequence genomic interval agactaaTAAACTACACTAATTtactaatataatataattactaATATAAtagcctgctttttttttttttttttttttaatgcgctGCACTGTATTCCCTGATGGAAGTAGCTCGTTATTAAACactctttaaaaatatatcacGTATAAATTAAAAATGGGTCTTCTGGAATCAAGAAATGGTTACGGAGGTATCCAATGGAGACGGCTCGCTCTTCAAGTCAACGCTGAACAAATCGCTCTCCGTCTTTCAGTTTTGTGAACTGGCAAAcaaagagggggtggggggggggggggggggggggggagtctgtGCAAGTCTGTTAAACGGAAGTGGAACGAGCTTCATCTTTCCAGACGTCTGCAGCGCCAGTTCTCAAGATTTGAACCTCTGCCCTCACCGACGCCAAGGTGCTTCTTGAGAAACGCCAGCTCACGGGGGGGTGCCCTTACCTTTTCATAGTGCGTCTCCATGCAAAGGAAGATGGTGTAGGCAGTCAGGCAGGCCAGGCAGCCTTCCAGGTAGGACTTGCCCCCAATCTTCTCCGCTTCAGCGTACAGATTATTCAGAGTGCGGACCGTCTCCTCGAACTGCTGTTTGTCGATCTGAACGAGAAGACAAGGTGAAGTGCAGCAGGAGATAAGACAGTATCATACCTGACAATCTTCTGGTAATTCATCCGCAACTTGAAACACTCAATCACAAATCTGCAGGCAAGAAACCAAGGGGCTGATTTGATTAacctatacacacacaccgaGATAAGCCTCACCATTCACGGTTATACAGAATAGTGAATATTTAAGTATCTATGTCCTGAAGTCTCAATATAgcttaaataaaatgtatctaTGATATCTGAGGAGGCAGACATAACTTACATCtttcaacaaaaatacaaaatgcacagtTACTTGTAATTTAGGCTAATGGTTCCTTACATAGTGCCTACATAAGTGGAACCAAGCCAGAGCATATGAATAAGAAGGTGATTAAAAATTCATACCAGGAATCTTCGACTGGTATCGTATCtatattaaaagtattttgtaaTAATGCAGAATGTTACTGATCAGTGAAAGAAATGGACATTGgcattttttttatgtctttAAGCAAAGTGGAAGgaattcagatcattttgatgtgtggtaCAGATAGTCAATGGCGTGTGGCTGCCGGGTTTAACAGAGCATTTCCTTACTGACTGCATGTTTTCATGTTTGGtgaagctgtttaaatattttaacaaggAGGACTCTACTTTCACATTGCCCAAGTATGCACCAGATTCATAAAACAAATCCTTAAAATCAACAGAGGAGCAAATGTTTTAGACAGAAATTCATTCAACAGGACCAAGGGGCACAGTACAATAACGAAATCCGCAAATCTCTGGGAACCGAAGAAGCTCATGAAAACTAAAACCAGCGATTTTCTTTTGCTTTAAGTTTTGCCAACCTGAGATAAATAAAAGGAGGTAGGGATCTTGAAAGCTTGGATAAAGAAATCAGCACCTAAACATTAACCTTCGGGAGTGTTTTGACTAGGTGTTCAACATGTGTCTCCCCTTTTGATTTTCCAGCTCCCCCCACTGTAATATTCTGCAATCCGGTATGTTAGGAATGTATAACAAGAAGAGAAAGCAAACTTTCATTACTGGTAAAAGAGCGTGAAGCCAGCTAAACTGGTGTGAACTGAAATGCTCTTTCAGTCACGGGAAAAAACATTCAACTTCCCAAAGTCAAAACTACTGTGCAGCCAGagcagtttatttttataaacttgCTGTCTTTTTTGCAGACAAATTTGGGATTTTACTTTTTATTCCCTGAAAAGTCAATTGACTGTTTCTAGTATTGCTCAGAAAATATGTCATAAGCACAATTACTGTTGGTGACGCAATTAGCGATATACATTTTTCAGTACAACTAATAATCAAGACAAAAACTAATTATCGATAATATCATGACAATTGATTACTGTTCCAAACCGCTACCCCTGATCATTTGTTTTCTTACCCGGTTCTCCAGCTCTGGCAGAAATTTCATCTGGAACTGGCAGGTGGTTCCTGTGGAGTAGTCTCTCTGGACAAACACTTTGGAAGCAATGGCTGCTTGCTGCCTCATGTCTTGCAAACTATGAGTCTGAAACCGACAAGGAGTAGTAGTCAGTATGCCCTTTTAAAAGGAGGAATAAGCCAATTTCGGTGTTAtaaagtttgaaataaaacatcaagGGTCAAGTTTAAACAATGATCAGATAAACAAGCATGACAGTAACTGACACACACCCGCCTGTCAGTGCTGTAAATTCAGAATTAGAGCCGTCAGTATGACGAGAAGGTTAATGACCATGAAATACCAACAGTATGTTCAGAATAGCATGGGATAACAAACGGTAATGAATAGTTTAATGGAAACTGGACAAGCAGTATTTATATTCCAGGCGATAATGATAAAGTTAAACAAGAAGACTTGGCCCCTTTTTTGGAAACCTGTCAGCACTACAGTAActcgtttatttttatttgacataGTTTTCAAgcgcaccattttttttttttttttttttttttttttaaactcagccccttttgtagatatcacatctttaCACATCTTGATTGTACATGTCCCAATTGTATAAATACATAAAGGCACGCacgcaaataaaaacaaatgcataaacTGTGCTTAAGTTATTTCGCAAAGTACTTTTCAAAGTGTCCTCCTTTTGGAGTCTGTTCTCTCCAAAATAACTTTTGAATCAGGAAGCACCAGCGGCAGAGCCTTAACAAAGCTGCCAGTGTTCACGGGTAATCTACTGGGTCATGGTGAATTCAGTGGTCATTTGACAGTCAAAGTCTGTAGATCAGTACTAGGATAAACATGGGCTTGTCATGTTTGAATATCGGTTCATAATTTCGACAAATCGAGGGAAtgaaaacaaactggacagccagcACGTTCTGGTGTTTGATGAAGTAGCTCAGAAAGATACTGTGTAGCAACCCTGGGATCCTGTTTCACTACGAATTCTGGTTATATCTAACCAGCGTTCTCAGTCATCGCTTTTGTTTTCAAGACTCACAAGAAACACAGAAACGAAGCCAGACATTTCACGGTAGAAAGTGCAGTAACTAAGATAATTAACGATCCAGCAAAGTCTTGTAAACAGTTTTTGTAATCAGCCGCACTTTAGGGAATATCGGTTTTCATGCTCTTCAGCTATAATCAATGGTCTTTCCTGCACGAGCCAGCTTTACTcattaaacaaacacaagactCCTGCCAGGTGCAGAAATGGGTAACTAGCAGATTCCACCCGGACCCAAACTGCCTGGAGCCCTGAAAGCGAGCACAAAAGAGAGTGTGCCTCCTGTTGACTTGACATTTGGGACTCTCTAATTAACAATGCGTAAATGACTATTATTTGTGAATTTGGGGGGAAAACAAAATCTTTGAAATGGTTGAAACAAAATTTGAACTCGTAAACCAAAACTAGCATGGTCCTTAACCCCTTAAAGCCCAGCGACATGCATACTATAGGATATGCTACAAAAAAAGTCTTTGTCTGTTACAAGGGTGGGCCAGGCTCACATCTCCTTCACCCGGCTGTGTTTGACATTAACACCTTGttgaaatgtgttattaaaatgattaGAAGCAATGGGGTCAAAATTACAACTGCTGTGACAAACAACCGATTATCAACTGCCTACAGACACGGGGAAGCACGGcggtttttcatttttaatatttgtaattttcttttttttaaggaagCTGAGGTTATTAGTCCCTGAGCTTAATTTTTAAAAAGGGTTTTACGcatttgtctgcttgaaatggTTTTTTATGTATGATACGAATGAATGTCTATTTCttgtaccagttttttttttctttttcatttggggtgtgtttataacatttttacatacaatttagcTTTGTTCTGTGTGATTTGCCACTAGACACATCTCCCATTACAAAAATGTCATTTAATTATGCGGTTCTTGAATTACGTGATCTAAACAGTACAACCTCTGTGTAAACCTTTCCATCACGTGAGGCTTTGTTGTTATGCTAATATCACTGTTTAGGAAGGAAATGTTTACAGCTACCATATATTTAACGTTAAAAACAGACAAGTCAAAGTTCTAACATTAGTAACATGTCACTACGGTCGTTTTAACTTTAAAGTTcaacacacattttaatttaacaaGTGTTTTTGGTAAACCTTGCGTTTTCAGTAAGGTTTGTCAACCCTCCTATgattatttttccatttttcttcgaataaaatcagaaaataatcacagtaatacacaaaaaatacaacattaattCCGTGTGTTTTTAAGGCCAAATGTTACGAATAAAAACAGATACTTCATCGAAAGGAAATTGCTTTCcgaataaactatttaaaaaagtcTTCCTCGTATTCCTACTTCTGATCTAAACAAATAAAATTCAATACTTTATTAAATACCCCTTACCTCCGCCATGTTGAAAGTCCGTCTGCTTCCGCTTTGAATGGTGTCTTGGATTAGAAGTCCGGAACGGGGACGCATGTTCAAAATGACCGAAAGTTACGTTCCGCTTGTCAATGCagtagataaaataaaaaaaaatgtgtgggtttatactttttttttgtcagttagaCATTTACTGTGACACCCTCGCAAAAGTTACACTTGTGTGTAAATACACACAATTAGAATTTCACTCACTGCGTTTGCTAGCAGATATTCGGAATAGCTGTGGTAAATCTTTgtaaaaccaaataaaatacCTTCCTTATATAATGTTGTGAAGTGGGTGTTTAAGTCATAAGTGATATGTGGTATAATCATAGTTCAAGACTGCCAATGTATTATGTGAAGGTTTTGTGAAGTGGACTAATGTCCACTGGGTTCTAGGTTAAGCATATTTTATTTGGAAGCTttgcaataataaataataagaagaaagaaTCAGAAGCAAGGCAAAGCTCCATTCCATTAGTTCAGCCTAATTTAAGGCACTGTTCTATTAGAAGTGGTTCCTCATTAATGGACCCATCAGCCATTTCCTCCTGTTTGTCTTGCAATCCAAGCTACTGAGAATGGGCTGCCCTTCTTTCATGTAAAGCCTCGTTTATTTGGACGATAAACACATTATCTGCACTTACCAATTACCCTCCCGACCCCCGGGATCCTGCAGAATGTGGAAGCAGTGGGCGAAAGGCTCGTCTGACAGGAAATGCCAGTGTTATTGAATGATTTATCTGCACACATTAAGGCCATCGGGGTGCAATAACTTCAAATATAGGaatttctttaaatatttaccTTGTTCccttaataccttttcttggggAATTGGGTGGGCCCCTAATTCAGGGCTGAcagacattgaaaataattacaatctGCTAACTTTGTGCAATAAGTTCCTTTGGTCTCTGTGTCATACTTACCGGATAGGTGGCCACGTCAAAAAATGTGCACCATTACATTTAGAATAATGGGAAACCCCTGTCAGTCTCCAAGAGAGGGCAAGGATTAGATACCAGAGAGAAACAACTGTGCTTCCCTCctatccagggcaggcttgaggcatgttGATTGAACTGCATCCTCACCAAAAGAGAAACTGTGGTCCCTGCAGTTCAGGACAGGCCTGAGGCATTTagactgaactgcaccctccctctccccttaaaaaaaataactacctTAATAGTCcacattcttttaaaaacaaatgacaataacttttttttgaaAACCTTTTCAGACACTAAACCTTTAAGAAAAGTTGATGCCGTATAGGTGTGGaacattttgattttattaacatcttttaaagaaaaaaaaaaaaaacttgaggaaaCGCCACTGTGAATCATCTTGCCCTGGCAaacgtgtgtgtatctgtgatttACATGCCTTTTAGTCAGGGGAAGACAGAAGTAATGAGTCCAAATTCCTGGTGTGAAACTGAAAGGCTTGCCTAGGTGAATTAGTGTCCTGAGGTCAGCAGGGTTGTTGAGAAACAGTTGTGTTTTTTaaggctataaaaaaaaaaaaattcaaagcgCCATGTCAGTTACAGAGCAGCTGGAAAACGTGGAATTGAATATGTCAGGATAGCTGTAATATAAATATCATCTTTCTGTAAATCTGAGCAATTCTAATTGCCACCAGACTTCACGccattcaaatcacgtgacaaAACTGCCTACATCTTGCCGGTCCCACCAGCGTGTTGGGCAGTTCAAAGGTCGCATTGTCACATGGTTGGAAGGCTATTCAGTCCGGGCATTTAGAATTCTCCAGCCAAGCTCAGAGCCAGATAAAGACAGATATAGAGAACAATTAGAAcgcagcaacagaacccagaagcaTTCCGAAAGACTCCAAATCCCATAAAAAGACAAGGGGAGAGTTAACTAATAAATCCAATGACATTGGATGCGACCAGTGTATAGCGTTGTCTTTAGAGTACTACCAGCACATCTGTCAACTGTTATGTCCTTCTTTCAAGACTCAGTAATGAATAGTTCAAATAATGAAATGATGAGATGGCTTCATGTCCATAAGTTATAGCTTCCTGGCTTAGTCAAAAGACAATTAGTCAAGACATATGTTCTTGAAAACCCTCCAACAACCTGAATGTACATTGGCAATTTGAATACAATGAAACAAGAAACCTCGGAATACACTTTTCTGTCAAACTGCGGTTTGTGACATAATCCAGGTTTACTTATATTAATCCCTAGCTCTAATTCATCACGCACAGGCCATTATCAGAATGCATCAGCATTGTAATTGGAAACAGTAATTTTGACTTTTTGAAAATGCGAGCTCTGTGCAATGAATATTTCTCAGGAACATGAGAACATAGAATTCATTATTACTTGAGTGATGTAAAAAGATCTTCTTGAAAATCTACTTTTGTGCATTACACAACATCTCCTGTTCCTTCCATTGCATCGTCTGTTAAGCTTGATTTCTCGTGTGATTTCTTCTGGACTGATACTAGCTATTGTCATTGGAGATGCATATCCCTGGTGACTAGGAGATAGTGGATACCCCAGTCAGTTAGTCACACGTTAGGCTTTTACACATATCCAATTGTGAAGGAAGGTGGGCGTGCCATTCTTTAGCATTGAGAGCATCAGGATCTGGAGATACAAGGCGTGGCTTTCTGCCTTTTCTTATGCAAGTACACACTGCCTGGCTACTTTATTAGGATctgtctacctgattggatttggcattTTCCTGAATTACATATGCAAATGAGGTTGATCATGTGAcgtgacatgtgatccctgctgCTCTATAAAAGCTGCCTATAACCTAAGAATTGTTGCGGATCAAGTTCCCCCAGCAATGCTCGTTACATGCATCCACCAAAGCAGAACTGTGCACTAAGGGTTTGCAGAGCATGACTTCAGGAATCTTCCCTGGTCAACCTGGATCTAACTAACCATGTTTAGGATAAACTTGAACACCGCATTCCTCATCACAATCCTACCTCTGCACCAGTTGTGTGACATGTTAATCACTGAATGGATCAACATCCCTCGTGACACCTTCTAGCACCTTGTGGATGCTATGTTGTGTCAAgactgtgatcagggcaaatggtGACCCAACCCAATATAAAGTACAGGTCCTAATACAGTAGCCAGTGGCTCTAGAGATCCACTTATCTAATTGGGAAGAAACTTGGTAAGGATGTTCTTTAACCCCAGTCTTTGAGAATCTCAGGGTCTGAGGATAGAAGGACGTTTGTCTTTACGAACGCACCATGCATTTTTGAAAAAGGTGAGTGCTTTCAACTCTGAATCTGTGCCTCTGATCAGCCATTGAGACTGTACTGTACCAGGAGCGAATGTACTCACCCTGCCGGATCGATCTCCCGTTGGACAGGtccatttatatttgtttataaaacgATTAAAGGGGATTGTTCTCCTTTTTCAGAAAACACGCGTTCTCATTAAAGAGCACGGCGTGGTCGCAGTCAATCATTTTGAGTGCGGCGGTGCGTGATTTGGCCTGCTTGAGAGTGCTTTCAAGATGAATGATGCTCTTGTTCTGCACTCACAGAAGAAACCTGTGCAAGAAGCGGGTGCATTTCACCTGCCACTTGCTCAGCGCACTGGAACCCATTCATCACAAACCATATGCCTTTATTACATGCCCAGCTAATAATTACGGACTGATGGAAAATGAAACCCTTTGCCGTTTTAACGTATTGCCTGCCTGACTTTCTGGCTCCTGTTAATTTGACATCTGTAATGGGGTGGCATTCTTGGAAGTTTAAAACACCTACAATTCCTCTCTAATATAATTCACCAGTGTCCTACTGTATGCAGGACTTCAGTTACAAGCCCTGTTTGAATTATGATCAAGGCAACGTCTGGTAAATGAGAGCAAGTGAATTGAATTTAAAACCAGGGTTCTGCTCTTCCACCTTTTTCTCCCCTTCATAtaatttcatattgtttttctaGATGAATGCATATCTTTCAGTTGACATAGTTTTTGCAAAGATTGTTTTTTTCTCATAGtttattgctattgtaaaatatgtttctgTGCTCTGAAGTTTTAATCAATGTTTTATTTGTCTTAtctcttttatttgatttaattcttGAGTTCCATAATGATGTAGTTCTATTCTATTTTGTATTGGTATCTCAGTAAGGCTAGCTCAGTGCAGCGACAGGGAGCACAACCCACTGCTCCCAGTCCTTCTCCTTGTCCCCCAGATcctcttttatagtctgtggccaggtgtaattgatcatcaatcaatcaattagcaCCTGGTAACATTCCACACACGTTTTAGCAGGGAGGAGATTCTAACCACAGCCATGCCGTATTCAACAAAAACCTTtttcaaacaaaaagaaacagtatttacaataaatacatgtgcaggatccctgccctgccacatcatcatcatcatcatcatcatcatcatcatcatcatcatcatcatcatcatcatcatcatcatcatcatcatcatcatcatcatcatcaatattattattaagtaggctgtgtggtccagtggttaagaaaagggcttgtaaccaggaggtccctggttcaaatcccaccttagccactgactcattgtgtgaccctgagcaagtcacttaacctccttgtgctccgtctttcaggtgagacgtagttataagtgactctgcagctgatgcatagttcacacaccctagtctctgtaagttgccttggataaaggcatctgctaaataatattattattgaaTATATAGGAGGGGGTGTATCTGTAACATCCAGTACTTCCAGCATCCAGAAACAGTAACTGAATTGCTGCCTttccattttcctttttccttcCAGTATTCCAACAGAAAAGTCCATGGACTGTTCATGTTATTGAgtattgcaaataataatactatttttttttctggctaGGATTATTGTCTTCTCTTACTTGTGTTTCAAATTGCTACCAGGCTGAAGCCACTAGCATTCTGAATTAGCTTCCAATGATTTAACAATTTTTGCCTTCTGTTTCAACAGCAAGAAGCACttaaatgtaattcatttttGATATTGGTTTCTTATGGTCAGCTGGAACCAAATTTGATGTCTGTCTGTCATATATCTGTTGGTGATTTAACGTGCAAAATGATATGTACAAATACCAATCAGACTTTTTGATTGTCTGGGATAGGCTTTTAAAATGGATTATAAGAATCATAAAGGAGTGATAatccttatggaaaaaacatatatttttaataaagaaaagtgtgatccttatatttttcatatatagaaatcgGCCccctttttatgtatttaaatagtctgtaatccatatattatttgcttgcgattgtaagtcgccctggataagggcttctgctaagaaataaataataataaataataataatatttattttatatggattacagactaatgaaaatatgtGGTGCACCATACATttttaacatataaaataaatatatggattacagactaaaatatatatttaaatatcccatatgttttaaatatatagaaaAGGGCCAATTTCtacatatgaaaaatataaggataatacttttctaccatatattaaaaagatatgttttttccataagggttatgctttaaaatcaatttcttatCTCTTACTTGTGCTAGACACATTGGGCCCCATTCACTAGTTTTAAGGAACGTTTTTAAGTACGTTTTTAGGGTTAGcaaatctatagattaaccggtaaatgtgtagatttaccagctcagcggccaatgtataaaataactaaggagatggtagtaAACGATCTATTTTACAAACATCCATGATCACTGTCTGgcaacaattcacaatacaaattaaaaaaaaaaatcctaaggctggagttaagaaaaataaataataaattagttaATTTATCCAAGTATGTAacagaaatattttatttgttgttgttgtttaaaaattaaGCTCCCTGACGTTACTTTATTCTAGAATTCACCTCAAATGCTGTAACAGTATAATTACCATCTCCTTTTTATACATTGCCTGCTGAGCTGGTCAATGTAcacatttaccagttaatctatagattttacacatgatctgtaacatatatatataaagcattctTTTACCAGTGCTTTTAAGATCTGAGAactatctctaaatcatttgaacgCATTGCAAAATTGATTCATTAATCCAAATGGGCTGCATCATTTTTAAATACTACATGATACATGATATATCTCTGCTGTTTCCAGTTAACTAATCCATTTCTATGTGCTATGGTCTAATCAGTCAGTAATACCAATCTAcaccctgaaaaaaataaatgtatcaagATTTTGGCACAGCAGAAATGCTGAGTTTGCAAGAGGTGagaaaatgtgattttaaagCCAACTCATTCTTAGCGGTTGAACATTTGGTAATGTGTCTTAAAATGGTCATTGTATGTTAGGCTTGGCCAGACTCTTACACAATAAAGTTTGAACCACCTTAATTTGACCTATGAGAAAACAATGACCTCCAGAATGGACCTTCACTGGACtacacaacacatttatttattagatAGGATCTTGATAGAAATAATCAGTGCTTATCTTCTCTGCTATTATACAAAAGAACCCTGTTGTCTAATGTTAGTGTCACCTTTCACTCATTTTCACAGATTATAACGCCAAGCTATGACAATCATAATTGCTTGTTGTCAGTTTCTATCACTCGCTTTAATAGTCATACAACTAATTTCCATCTCACTTAATAGAAGCATTATAATATTTGCTGTGCAAGCTGCAGTCTTGAAATGAAGTTCAGAAGCACCATAGATTATTACTACAATATGTTATACATGTGCACAGACTGAAAATAATTGAGATTAAGGAACGCTATTGTAATCAGCAAAACAGGCCTATTCCTTGTCTCAGCACTTTATTTAATACTTTAATTTGTTAAGGTTGTTTGTGAACTCCTCATAGCGTATTGTCACTATTTTTACCTTGAATCTTCTGAAATGATATTGAAAAAGGGTTAGACTGTAATTATTACAGAAGGTGGTTCAATCTAC includes:
- the LOC117397917 gene encoding golgin subfamily A member 7, with amino-acid sequence MRPRSGLLIQDTIQSGSRRTFNMAETHSLQDMRQQAAIASKVFVQRDYSTGTTCQFQMKFLPELENRIDKQQFEETVRTLNNLYAEAEKIGGKSYLEGCLACLTAYTIFLCMETHYEKVLKKIAKYIQEQNDKVYAPRGMLITDPIERGLRVIEITIYEDRNGGNGR